A genome region from Coraliomargarita parva includes the following:
- the recD2 gene encoding SF1B family DNA helicase RecD2 gives MPAPNQQSQTITGVLERIIFYNEENAYCVAELSVTEGRQPVTVLGNLPGVQCGETLQLNGEWTRHAQHGDQFKVAAFKSQLPASVHGIRKYLGSGLIHGIGKSYARKIVDHFGADTLRVISEESGRLHEVPGIGKQRAKSIKAAWDEQSAVRDVMMFLQTYGVTPSQCLRLVKKYGNGAKRIIQDQPYRLAEDIERIGFKTADKLALNLGFPTNSKERVDAGILHSMQLLEDEGHTLGLEQSLVEQATQLLGVEPHLVQERIRALCKSEKLYQVQAYDGNQDLLGPACQEPKLAGAETRIAESLHRIGETAGTLPQVKVEAAVRWAQERAGFDFADQQKVAIETVLRNKVSIITGGPGTGKTTILRAVVDILRAKRARILLASPTGRAAQRLAEAAGAPASTIHRLLKFDGVSRSFLYNDENPLPCDLLIVDEASMLDTRLAANLFQAVPAGAHLLLVGDADQLPSVGPGNVLGDLMAAPPAKVTCLDTIFRQGETSGIITTAHAILKGESHPGKTYTSLRDLESAADFSFIEAESPEQCAQAITYLAREYIPKAHKIDPIRDLQVLAPMHRGTGGIGALNLSLQEALNSKQKAESRLRSDPDYAPARQTHFREATRKPLPAELNYGTTQFRIGDKVIQTRNNYDKSIFNGDTGIVHSIAPDSSGLTVDFDGEQVEFTKGELSELQLAYAISIHKSQGSEYPVVVIPLLKQHFVLLQRNLVYTGITRARNKVYLVGSVDAYSMAVRNNKTQVRRTHLQARLRKKCEQSD, from the coding sequence ATGCCGGCCCCAAATCAGCAATCTCAGACCATCACAGGCGTCCTGGAACGGATCATCTTCTACAATGAAGAGAATGCCTACTGCGTGGCGGAACTCTCGGTTACGGAAGGACGCCAGCCGGTCACCGTACTGGGAAACCTTCCCGGCGTACAGTGCGGCGAGACCCTGCAACTGAACGGCGAGTGGACACGTCACGCCCAACATGGGGATCAATTCAAGGTTGCGGCCTTCAAGTCCCAGTTGCCCGCATCGGTGCATGGCATCCGCAAGTACTTGGGTAGTGGCCTTATTCACGGGATCGGCAAATCCTATGCACGAAAGATCGTGGACCACTTTGGAGCCGATACGCTCCGGGTGATTAGCGAGGAATCAGGTCGACTACACGAGGTTCCGGGCATCGGAAAACAACGCGCCAAATCGATTAAGGCCGCATGGGATGAACAGAGCGCCGTTCGCGATGTCATGATGTTCCTACAAACCTATGGCGTGACGCCTTCTCAGTGTCTGCGTCTGGTTAAGAAGTACGGCAATGGCGCCAAGCGCATCATTCAGGATCAACCCTATCGCCTGGCCGAGGACATTGAACGCATTGGTTTCAAAACGGCTGACAAGCTGGCACTCAACCTGGGCTTCCCCACCAACTCCAAGGAGCGAGTGGACGCGGGGATCCTTCATAGCATGCAATTGCTTGAAGACGAGGGACACACCCTCGGCCTCGAACAATCCCTGGTTGAGCAGGCGACCCAGCTCCTGGGCGTCGAACCTCATCTGGTTCAAGAACGCATCCGTGCGCTCTGCAAAAGCGAAAAACTGTATCAAGTTCAAGCTTACGACGGAAATCAGGACTTACTCGGCCCGGCATGCCAGGAACCCAAGCTCGCGGGTGCCGAAACCCGGATCGCCGAATCACTACACCGGATCGGGGAGACCGCCGGCACCCTGCCACAGGTCAAGGTCGAAGCAGCGGTGCGCTGGGCCCAGGAACGAGCGGGATTCGATTTTGCCGACCAACAAAAAGTAGCGATCGAGACCGTGCTCCGCAACAAGGTCTCCATCATCACGGGCGGTCCCGGCACCGGGAAAACCACCATTCTTCGGGCCGTCGTCGACATTCTAAGGGCCAAGCGGGCACGCATCCTTCTGGCCTCCCCCACCGGCCGGGCGGCCCAGCGACTGGCGGAGGCAGCCGGCGCACCGGCCAGTACCATTCATCGCTTATTAAAGTTTGATGGCGTAAGCCGTAGCTTTCTCTATAATGACGAAAACCCCTTGCCCTGCGATCTTTTGATCGTCGACGAAGCGAGTATGCTCGACACCCGTCTCGCGGCAAATCTCTTTCAAGCCGTACCGGCCGGAGCCCACTTGCTGCTGGTCGGCGATGCCGATCAACTGCCTTCGGTAGGCCCCGGAAACGTACTGGGCGATCTGATGGCCGCGCCCCCGGCAAAAGTCACCTGCCTCGACACCATATTCCGGCAGGGCGAGACCAGCGGTATCATCACCACCGCGCACGCGATCCTCAAAGGGGAATCGCACCCCGGCAAAACCTATACCAGCCTGCGCGATTTGGAAAGCGCGGCCGACTTCAGCTTTATCGAGGCGGAATCTCCCGAACAATGCGCTCAGGCCATCACATATCTGGCCCGTGAATACATTCCCAAAGCACACAAGATCGACCCGATCCGGGACTTACAGGTGCTGGCACCGATGCACCGGGGTACGGGCGGAATCGGCGCACTCAACCTCTCCCTTCAGGAAGCGCTCAACAGCAAGCAGAAAGCGGAATCCAGGCTGCGCTCGGATCCCGACTACGCCCCCGCCCGCCAGACTCATTTCCGCGAAGCCACGCGTAAACCGCTTCCGGCGGAATTGAACTACGGAACAACGCAATTCCGCATCGGGGACAAGGTCATCCAAACGCGCAACAACTACGATAAAAGCATCTTCAACGGCGACACCGGAATCGTCCATAGTATCGCCCCCGACAGTTCCGGCCTGACAGTGGACTTCGACGGCGAACAGGTCGAGTTCACCAAAGGGGAACTCTCTGAGCTACAACTTGCATACGCCATCTCCATCCACAAAAGCCAGGGCAGTGAATATCCGGTGGTCGTCATCCCCCTGCTCAAACAACACTTCGTCCTGCTGCAACGCAATCTGGTCTATACGGGTATCACGCGGGCACGCAACAAGGTGTATTTGGTCGGCTCGGTCGACGCCTACTCCATGGCGGTTCGAAACAACAAGACCCAGGTGAGGCGCACACACCTACAGGCACGCTTGCGTAAAAAGTGCGAACAGTCGGACTAA
- a CDS encoding methionine biosynthesis protein MetW → MNPNAKKRQVDFQVIAEWVNEGDRVLDLGCGRGVLLEYLKQKKSIYGLGVDIEFDKVLSCVKRGVPAYQGDIRSILAKFPDGAFDRVIFSRTVEQLDSPDAILAEGLRVGGRVTVGFVNHGYWVNRLNYLLKGQRTLNDVYPKPWYSSLPANPFSIDEFESFCRDRGIHIRNRVLLSGNWKGEQKFLPNLFSGYGIYDLSR, encoded by the coding sequence ATGAATCCGAACGCCAAAAAACGCCAAGTCGACTTCCAGGTCATCGCCGAATGGGTGAATGAAGGAGATCGTGTGCTTGATCTTGGCTGTGGCCGAGGGGTGCTACTCGAATACTTGAAGCAGAAGAAGTCCATTTACGGACTTGGTGTTGATATCGAGTTTGATAAGGTACTCAGTTGTGTGAAGCGCGGGGTGCCGGCCTACCAGGGAGACATTCGTTCGATTTTGGCGAAGTTTCCGGATGGTGCGTTTGATCGTGTGATTTTCAGTCGCACCGTCGAGCAGCTCGACTCTCCCGATGCGATCCTGGCGGAGGGCTTGCGGGTTGGAGGCCGGGTTACGGTCGGCTTTGTCAATCACGGCTACTGGGTGAATCGCTTGAACTATTTACTGAAAGGGCAGCGCACGCTGAACGATGTCTACCCGAAGCCGTGGTACTCGAGCTTGCCGGCGAATCCGTTTTCCATCGATGAGTTTGAGAGCTTTTGCCGGGACCGAGGCATTCACATTCGTAACCGGGTCCTGCTTTCAGGGAATTGGAAGGGCGAGCAGAAGTTCCTGCCCAATTTATTCTCCGGTTACGGTATTTACGATCTCTCGCGTTAG
- the metX gene encoding homoserine O-acetyltransferase MetX, which translates to MNDSEQSPLIPEVGEVGIVEFLDFVSKEPFRFESGGTIPELTLRYETYGHLNAAKDNAVLICHALTGNHHVAGVHNLEERKQGWWNFMVGPGKPIDTSRYFVICSNVLGGCSGSTGPESINPATGTRYNLDFPKLTVGDMVNAQAMLLDHLGVDKLHSVIGGSMGGMQTLQWAIAYPERVGSYIALACCARHNAQAIAFNDTGRQAIISDPSWMQGNYPDGGQPAEGLSVARMMAHITYLSDTGMEAKFGRKRRKADAKEHFDVEFEVESYLRYQGQAFVSRFDANTYLYLTKALDRFDLYGPEGKLDETLHAVTAPGLVVGFTSDWLYPPQGNREIAEALLRLGKDATYVELEMDAGHDSFLLCSPKLDELIRGFLARSAS; encoded by the coding sequence GATCGTCGAGTTTCTGGATTTTGTCTCAAAGGAGCCGTTTCGCTTCGAGTCCGGAGGCACGATTCCGGAACTCACGCTCCGCTATGAAACCTATGGCCACTTGAACGCGGCCAAGGACAACGCTGTGCTCATCTGCCATGCCTTGACAGGTAATCACCACGTTGCCGGGGTGCACAACCTGGAAGAGCGTAAACAAGGCTGGTGGAATTTCATGGTAGGGCCCGGCAAGCCGATTGATACCAGTCGCTACTTTGTAATTTGTTCGAATGTATTGGGGGGCTGTAGTGGTTCGACCGGGCCAGAGTCGATCAATCCTGCTACAGGGACTCGCTACAATTTGGATTTTCCAAAGTTGACTGTGGGGGATATGGTCAATGCCCAGGCCATGCTGCTCGATCACCTGGGAGTCGATAAGTTGCACTCGGTGATTGGGGGCAGTATGGGCGGCATGCAAACGCTTCAATGGGCGATTGCCTATCCTGAACGAGTTGGCAGTTATATTGCGCTGGCTTGCTGTGCGCGGCACAATGCCCAGGCGATTGCCTTCAATGATACCGGACGCCAAGCGATTATCAGCGATCCGAGCTGGATGCAGGGCAATTATCCCGATGGGGGGCAGCCGGCGGAAGGGCTTTCGGTGGCTCGTATGATGGCTCATATTACGTATCTCTCTGACACCGGGATGGAGGCGAAATTCGGACGAAAGCGTCGTAAAGCGGACGCCAAGGAGCACTTCGATGTTGAGTTTGAAGTGGAAAGTTACCTGCGATACCAGGGGCAGGCCTTCGTGTCGCGTTTTGATGCCAATACTTACCTGTACCTGACCAAGGCACTTGATCGTTTTGATCTATATGGCCCCGAAGGCAAGCTGGACGAAACCCTACACGCGGTGACAGCTCCGGGCTTAGTGGTGGGATTTACCTCCGACTGGCTCTATCCGCCGCAGGGCAATCGCGAAATTGCCGAAGCGCTGCTTCGGCTGGGCAAGGATGCGACTTACGTCGAACTGGAGATGGATGCCGGCCATGATTCCTTTCTCTTGTGTTCACCGAAACTCGATGAGTTGATCCGTGGTTTCCTGGCTAGATCCGCATCATGA